Proteins encoded by one window of uncultured Campylobacter sp.:
- the rsmI gene encoding 16S rRNA (cytidine(1402)-2'-O)-methyltransferase, giving the protein MLYLIPTPIGNLSDISSRALEVLQSCEILICEDTRVSKKLLNLLSDKFQISFKISQFYSLHTHNEAEFFAGFNPSLLREKVCAYVSDAGMPCISDPGIALVKFAQRSSITYEVLSGANALLLAAAASGLVEKEFSFLGFLNNDGAQRKAQILNLMQSPYPCVLYESPKRVVKLIEQIAGIDAQRKIFAIKEATKKFETKFFGSAAELLLKLKSANLNGEWCVVIDGAGEKSFEKITQEDILSLEIAPKIKAKLLSKISGEPAKEIYKNLIR; this is encoded by the coding sequence TTGCTATATCTCATTCCTACGCCGATAGGAAATCTAAGCGATATCTCGAGCCGCGCGCTTGAGGTATTGCAAAGCTGCGAAATCCTAATCTGCGAGGATACGAGGGTTTCAAAAAAACTTCTAAACTTATTATCCGATAAATTTCAAATTTCATTTAAAATTTCACAGTTTTACTCGCTGCACACGCACAACGAAGCGGAGTTTTTCGCGGGCTTTAATCCGTCGCTTCTGCGCGAAAAAGTTTGCGCATACGTAAGCGATGCGGGCATGCCCTGCATCAGCGATCCGGGAATTGCGCTCGTAAAATTTGCGCAACGAAGTAGCATAACCTACGAGGTGCTTAGCGGTGCAAACGCTCTGCTGCTCGCAGCCGCCGCAAGCGGACTGGTGGAGAAAGAATTTAGCTTTTTAGGCTTTTTGAACAATGACGGCGCGCAGCGTAAAGCTCAGATTCTAAATTTAATGCAAAGCCCCTATCCGTGCGTACTATATGAATCCCCAAAGCGTGTGGTAAAGCTAATAGAGCAGATCGCTGGGATCGATGCGCAGCGCAAAATTTTTGCGATTAAGGAAGCCACGAAAAAATTTGAAACCAAATTTTTCGGTAGCGCCGCAGAGCTCTTGCTGAAGCTAAAAAGTGCAAATTTAAACGGCGAATGGTGCGTCGTGATTGACGGCGCAGGCGAGAAAAGCTTTGAAAAAATCACGCAGGAAGATATTCTCTCGCTTGAGATCGCGCCGAAAATAAAAGCGAAACTGCTCTCAAAAATCAGCGGCGAACCCGCCAAAGAAATATATAAAAATTTGATACGCTAA
- the rpmE gene encoding 50S ribosomal protein L31, translating into MKKDIHPNFVETTVTCACGNTFKTRSNKPEIRVDICSKCHPFFTGSEKIVDSAGRVEKFKQKYGMK; encoded by the coding sequence ATGAAAAAAGATATCCATCCGAACTTTGTCGAAACGACCGTTACCTGCGCTTGCGGAAACACTTTTAAAACGCGCTCGAACAAGCCTGAAATCCGCGTCGACATCTGCTCCAAATGCCATCCGTTTTTCACCGGCAGCGAGAAGATCGTAGATAGCGCGGGCCGCGTCGAGAAATTTAAGCAAAAATACGGAATGAAATAG
- a CDS encoding 16S rRNA (uracil(1498)-N(3))-methyltransferase, protein MVYFYDKFAGEQSLVLQNDQFLHLKARRVRAGERIDVRNLKDGASYLYEIAEISRKGAALNLVFKSSVFTLSHDFRVAWAVVESAVIEKSLPALNEMGVGRLVLVYADLSQTNVRLDLQRMERILINSSQQCGRNSIMQIEVLSSSDELAQRYENVSLIDFGGKNIDIFGDDEIAFVGPEGGFSPREREKFKNAYALNSPYILRSNTALIATCAKLIF, encoded by the coding sequence ATGGTATATTTTTACGATAAGTTTGCAGGCGAACAGAGCCTAGTTTTGCAGAATGATCAGTTTTTGCACCTAAAGGCGAGGCGAGTAAGGGCGGGCGAGCGCATAGACGTGCGAAATCTAAAGGACGGGGCGAGTTATCTATATGAGATCGCCGAAATTTCGCGCAAAGGTGCGGCTTTAAATTTGGTTTTTAAAAGCTCGGTTTTTACGCTGAGCCACGATTTTCGCGTCGCTTGGGCGGTCGTCGAGAGCGCCGTGATCGAAAAGAGCCTGCCTGCGCTAAACGAGATGGGCGTCGGGCGGCTTGTTTTGGTCTATGCCGATCTGTCGCAGACAAACGTGCGGCTCGATCTGCAGAGGATGGAGCGGATTTTGATCAACTCGTCTCAACAATGCGGGCGAAATTCCATCATGCAGATCGAGGTTTTGAGCAGCTCTGACGAGCTAGCGCAAAGATATGAAAACGTAAGCCTGATCGATTTTGGCGGCAAGAACATCGATATTTTCGGCGACGACGAGATCGCGTTTGTTGGCCCGGAGGGCGGATTTTCGCCGCGCGAAAGGGAGAAATTTAAAAACGCCTATGCGCTTAATAGTCCATATATTTTGCGCTCAAACACCGCGCTGATCGCAACTTGCGCGAAGCTGATCTTTTAA
- the rlmB gene encoding 23S rRNA (guanosine(2251)-2'-O)-methyltransferase RlmB, with product MIIYGKQLFLHLLNRHPRKFIRIILAKECEKEIFKKIAATGVKIERADAKKAQALARGGNHQGFLAEVEEFSFGDLASVKDDKFVPILYGLTDVGNIGAIMRSAYALGANSVIVVANNLNMAGVVRASSGAAYELNVVKVSDGLSVINELKQSRFEIYAASADGTNFKELELGAKNALVMGNEEEGIPGRALKKCDCAVSIKMREGWDSLNVSAAFAILCDGILNGRNRREVK from the coding sequence ATGATTATTTACGGCAAGCAGCTGTTTTTGCACCTTTTAAACCGGCATCCGCGGAAATTTATCCGCATCATCCTTGCAAAGGAGTGCGAGAAAGAAATTTTTAAAAAGATCGCCGCGACCGGCGTAAAGATCGAGCGCGCCGATGCGAAAAAAGCTCAAGCCCTCGCTCGCGGCGGCAACCATCAAGGCTTTTTAGCCGAGGTGGAGGAGTTTAGCTTCGGCGATCTGGCTAGCGTCAAAGACGATAAATTTGTGCCGATCCTTTACGGGCTTACCGATGTCGGAAACATCGGCGCGATAATGCGTAGCGCCTATGCTTTGGGCGCGAACAGCGTGATCGTCGTCGCAAATAATCTAAATATGGCTGGCGTAGTGCGCGCAAGCTCGGGTGCGGCGTATGAGCTAAACGTCGTTAAGGTCTCGGACGGGCTTAGCGTGATAAACGAGCTTAAACAAAGCCGCTTTGAAATTTACGCCGCGAGTGCGGACGGGACGAACTTTAAGGAGTTAGAGCTCGGCGCGAAAAACGCACTCGTAATGGGGAACGAAGAAGAGGGGATACCTGGCAGGGCGCTTAAAAAATGCGACTGCGCGGTATCGATAAAGATGCGCGAAGGCTGGGACTCGCTTAACGTAAGCGCGGCATTTGCGATACTATGCGATGGAATTTTAAATGGAAGAAATAGAAGAGAAGTTAAATAA
- a CDS encoding homoserine dehydrogenase, which produces MKVAILGVGTVGSEVANILIKNKDIILARAGVSIEPIIGLVRDTSKKRDVQIPLSSDAQSIIERDDIDVFVELMGGVEKPYEIVSEILKRKKAVVTANKALLAYHRYKLQALAGDTPFGFEASVAGGIPIIKTLREGLSANRIEKIIGIINGTSNFILTNMMQKNEKFEDALKRAQELGYAEADPSFDIGGFDAAHKLLILASIAYGVHGDPEDILIEGIEEITQEDIYFAREFDFIIKLLAVAKRACNNKVELRVHPALISKDQMLSKVDGVMNGVSIYGDCVGESMYYGPGAGGSATASAVISDLIDIARDNKNPMLGYKILPSENFMQILPSEQIRTKYYFRLRVRDEKGVLAKLTNIMSLNDLSIDSFLQKPKLKTDEEVTLFFTTHTCCEKDIKRAISVIGGENFITQKPFMIRIES; this is translated from the coding sequence ATGAAAGTAGCGATTTTAGGCGTCGGTACCGTAGGTAGTGAAGTTGCAAATATTTTGATCAAAAACAAAGATATCATTCTTGCGCGCGCGGGCGTTAGCATAGAGCCCATAATAGGACTCGTGCGCGATACGAGTAAAAAGCGCGATGTGCAAATTCCGCTTAGCAGCGACGCGCAAAGTATCATCGAGCGCGACGACATCGACGTTTTTGTAGAGCTTATGGGCGGGGTAGAAAAGCCCTATGAGATCGTAAGCGAAATTTTAAAGCGTAAAAAGGCGGTCGTTACCGCAAATAAGGCACTTTTGGCTTATCATCGCTACAAGCTCCAGGCTTTGGCGGGCGATACGCCTTTTGGCTTTGAGGCGAGCGTAGCGGGCGGGATTCCGATCATCAAAACCCTGCGCGAGGGACTAAGCGCCAACCGTATCGAAAAAATAATCGGCATCATAAACGGCACGAGCAACTTCATCCTTACGAATATGATGCAAAAAAATGAGAAATTTGAGGACGCGCTAAAGCGAGCTCAAGAGCTCGGATACGCCGAAGCCGATCCTAGCTTTGATATCGGCGGATTTGACGCGGCACATAAGCTCTTGATCTTAGCTAGCATCGCATACGGCGTGCACGGCGACCCGGAGGATATCCTAATCGAGGGGATCGAGGAGATCACGCAGGAGGATATATATTTCGCGCGCGAATTTGACTTCATAATCAAGCTGCTTGCGGTAGCCAAGCGCGCATGCAATAATAAAGTCGAGCTGCGCGTCCATCCCGCGCTCATTTCAAAGGATCAAATGCTCTCAAAAGTAGACGGCGTTATGAACGGCGTGAGCATCTACGGAGACTGTGTGGGCGAGAGTATGTATTACGGCCCTGGCGCCGGCGGAAGCGCTACGGCAAGTGCTGTTATAAGCGATCTCATCGACATTGCGCGCGATAATAAAAATCCGATGCTGGGATATAAAATTTTGCCGAGCGAAAATTTTATGCAAATTCTGCCGAGCGAGCAGATCCGCACGAAGTATTATTTCAGGCTGCGCGTGCGCGACGAGAAGGGCGTGCTCGCGAAGCTTACGAATATTATGAGCTTAAACGATCTTTCGATCGACAGCTTTTTGCAAAAGCCTAAGCTCAAAACGGACGAGGAAGTGACGCTGTTTTTCACGACGCATACGTGCTGTGAGAAGGACATAAAGCGCGCCATAAGCGTGATCGGCGGCGAAAATTTTATTACGCAAAAGCCTTTTATGATCAGGATCGAAAGCTAG
- a CDS encoding LL-diaminopimelate aminotransferase has protein sequence MFDEIRFSKIERLPNYVFAEVNAIKMAARRAGEDIIDFSMGNPDGRTPQHIIDKLCESAQKDKTHGYSVSQGIYKLRLACANWYKRKYGVILDPESEIVAVMGSKEGFVHLTSAIVNPGDVAVVPDPAYPIHTQAFIIAGGNVVKIPLAYDENLNFNENKFFIDLQKTFDESIPRPKYVVVNFPHNPTTVVVQKSFYERLVAMARQERFYIISDIAYAEIAFDDYKTPSIFEVQGAKDVAVEAYTLSKSYNMAGWRVGFVSGNKKLVAALKKIKSWFDYGMFTPIQVAATIALDGPQECVEEIRASYEKRRNFLIDAFADAGWQIAKPSASMFAWAKLPPAAAHLRSMEFSKQLLTKARVAVSPGVGFGAAGDDYVRIAFIENENRTRQAARNIKKYLKEI, from the coding sequence ATGTTTGACGAAATCCGTTTTTCAAAAATCGAGCGTTTGCCAAATTACGTTTTTGCCGAGGTTAACGCCATAAAAATGGCTGCACGCAGAGCCGGCGAGGATATAATCGATTTTTCGATGGGCAATCCCGACGGCAGGACGCCGCAGCATATAATCGACAAGCTTTGCGAAAGCGCGCAAAAGGACAAGACGCACGGTTACTCCGTAAGCCAGGGCATCTACAAGCTGCGACTTGCGTGCGCGAATTGGTATAAGCGGAAATACGGCGTGATCTTGGATCCGGAAAGCGAGATCGTCGCCGTGATGGGCTCTAAAGAGGGCTTCGTGCATCTAACTAGCGCGATCGTAAATCCGGGCGATGTCGCAGTGGTGCCCGATCCTGCGTATCCGATCCATACCCAAGCCTTCATCATCGCGGGCGGCAACGTCGTTAAAATCCCGCTTGCTTATGATGAAAATTTAAATTTTAATGAGAATAAATTTTTCATCGATCTGCAAAAAACCTTCGACGAGAGTATTCCGCGCCCAAAATACGTCGTCGTAAATTTCCCGCATAACCCTACCACCGTCGTCGTGCAAAAGAGCTTCTACGAGCGGCTCGTGGCGATGGCGCGGCAGGAGCGGTTTTATATCATCAGCGATATCGCTTACGCGGAGATCGCTTTTGACGATTACAAAACGCCGTCGATCTTTGAGGTTCAGGGCGCAAAGGACGTCGCAGTCGAGGCGTACACGCTCTCTAAAAGCTACAATATGGCGGGCTGGCGCGTGGGTTTTGTTAGCGGTAATAAAAAGCTCGTCGCCGCGCTTAAAAAGATCAAATCTTGGTTTGATTACGGTATGTTTACGCCGATACAAGTAGCCGCCACGATCGCGCTGGACGGGCCGCAAGAGTGCGTAGAGGAGATCCGCGCGAGCTATGAGAAGCGTAGGAATTTTTTGATTGACGCTTTTGCGGACGCGGGCTGGCAGATCGCTAAACCTAGCGCGTCGATGTTTGCGTGGGCGAAATTGCCGCCCGCGGCGGCTCATCTAAGAAGTATGGAGTTTTCCAAACAGCTTCTTACCAAGGCGCGCGTCGCCGTAAGCCCGGGCGTTGGCTTTGGCGCGGCGGGAGACGATTATGTACGGATCGCCTTTATCGAAAACGAAAACAGGACCCGCCAGGCTGCTAGAAATATAAAAAAATATTTGAAAGAGATCTGA